The genomic window AGGACGGTGGGTGAGCTGTGGCGGCCGGTGAGCAGGTCGTCGAACAGGTTGCGCAGTGCCCGGTCGTGGTCGCTGGTGAGCCGGTCGAGGGCGGCGGTGTGCCCGGCCAGGACGGCCTCGGACAGTTCGTCGATACCGGCGAGCAGGACAGCGGTTTGGGCACGCAGGTCGGCGCGGTCGAGGTGGGCGGCATCACGATCGTCCAAGACCAGATCGGAGCCGGTGAGCGCGGCGACGCGGTAGGAGCGCAGGACGGCGGTATTGGAGCGGCCGTTCTCGGCGGCGGCGGCGCCGATCGCGCGCAGCCGGTCGCGGTCCCGGTCTGTCAGCGGGCTGTCCTCACTCCAGACGTCGAGCAGCCGGACAAAAACCCACGCGGTGACATTGCGTACTTCGCGCCGTTGGTCGGCATCGAGGCCGCGGTAGGCGGGCACGGTCTCCGCGACGGCGTCCATCATTGTGTCGACAACCTCGGGCAACCGTGCTCGCAGATTGCGGACGACCGCACGCCGCTGCTCCAGTCCCATAAGATGCGTCTCGCCTTATCACTGGTTGATGAAGTTGTTTGCAGTTTAGCGCGGATTATCTTGCGCGATCCTGTCACCGAGAGCAGCGTGGATCCCGGATACGTTCATTTGCTATCGAAAAAGGCAGTGGGCTCCGATGCCCGGCCACGACGCAGGCCGGTCCGGCCGATATTCGTTGAACTCGAGGAGGCTGAAAGATGACCGATCGTTACGAAGCTCCCGGCGAACGCCGTCACCTGAAATCGATCAACGAATACCTCGACGCACTGGCGGAGCACGACGACCTGGCGCGTGTCGATGCACCGGTCGATTTGAATCTGGAACTGGGCGCAGGCGCCCGATATGCGTTCGAGAACAATCTGCCGGCCCAGTATTTCACCAACATCACCGGGTTTCCCGGGTACCGATTCCTCGGCGGTTTGGCCCCGTACTCCTCCGATGCCCGGCATCGGTGGGGACGAGTAGCGCTCGCCCTGGGATTGCCCTGGAACACGCATCCCTTGGCTATCCTCGATCGCCTGCTCGCGGTCGACTTCGACACCGATCTCATTGCGCCGGTCGTGGTCCCCGACCGCAGCGGTCGCAAGCTGCACGACACCGTAGATCTGTACGACATTCCGTCCCCGATGTTGCACGAAGGCGACGGCGGCGACTACCTCAACACGATCGGGACGATGATCGCCACGACCCCGGATGGCTCTTGGACCAACTGGCATGTGTGCCGGGTCATGCGCGTGGACGCGCAGCGCCTCACCATCTGGACCCGGGACTTTCAGCACTTCGGGATGATCTATGAGATGTGGAAAGAGGTCGGCAAGCCCATGGAGTTCGCCCTGGCGCTGGGCGTCGAACCCGCCGCGACGGTCCTGTCGGGTGGACGGGCGGCTCCCGAGCATGTGGATGAAGCGGCATTTCTGGGGGGATGGTTCGGCGAGCCCCTCGAGGTCACCCGCGCTTTCACCGTCGATCACAATGTCCCCGCGACCGCGCAGGTCGTCATCGAGGGACACATCAACATCGAGGAACGCGCCCCCGAAGGCCCCATGGGGGAATACCCCGGCTACCTCATCCCGGACGCGATCGACCTCGAGCTGGTGGGTCATGTCACGGCGATCTCCAGTGTCCCCGAACCCATCCTCGCCACCGTCCCGGCCGGCAAACCCGTCGACGACGACCACACCATCAACCACATCGGTCAGTCCGTCGTACACACGCGCACCCTGCGAGACGCCGGCCTGCCCGTGGAGCACGTGTGGGTGCCTCCCGAAGGCGCGAACCAGTTCGCCGTCGTCACCGTGACCAAGGATTGGCAGGCCAGCTGGAACAGCGACGCACAGGCATTGATTCGCCGCATCACCGACACCTTGATCGAACGCGTTCCCTTGACCATGGCCCTGGCCCGGATTCTCGTGGTGGAGAACGACATCGACCCCACCGACCTCCGCGATGTCATGTGGGCCCTGGCATCCCGGGTACGCCCTGGCAGTGATCTCGTCCTCACCGACCGACCGCTTGCCAGCCTATCGCCCCTGTTCAGCCCATACGAACGCGAAACGTTCCGCGGCCCGCTGGTCGTCCACAACGGGCTGATCGCTGGGGCCGCGACACGCTCGGTGCCCTCCACCTTCCAAGCGGTCTATCCGGAAGCAGTCAAGGCCAAGATCGAAACCCTCGTCGAAGCAAATCTCGTCGGCGCCAAGTAATCCGGAGCCGCAACAGGAGGACTGTCATGCCTTTCTACTCGTGCCGGATTCCCGCCCGATCGCTGAACCCTGCGCAGAAGCAGGCGATTGCCGAACTCATCACGACTGTCCACGCCGAAACCTTCAACGCGCCACCATCGTTCGTGCGCGTAATGTTCCACGAAGCCGCGCCCGGCGACTCGTTCCACGAGAGCCGCTCCGCCGATTTCGTCTTCGTCGAGGGGCACATCCGAGCGGGCCGCGACATAGCCCACAAGCAACGGTGCCTGGCCGGTATCTACGACGGCTGGAAGACTATCGACCCGGGCGTGCCGGACATCGAGATCATTCTGCTCGACGCGCCCGCCGCCGCCATGATGGGCAACGGCGAGATCCCGCCCGAACCCGGCCAAGAGTCGTCCGAGCTGTTGCCATCTCACACCCCCTGAGCTGATGGCGCCAACGAACGCTACTCGCCCCTAATGTGCGTGATCTCCGTGCGCGCACGCGAACCGTAAACCGAGTCGATGTGGTCGGCATCTGTCAGACCGTATGGGGGGTCACCGTCGACCACGCCGCCATGGCATTTGCGGCCGTCGTGATGGGGCCGGAGTGAAAACGGGTTGATCGCCGGGCGGTGACACGCTCGGTGCCCTCCACCTTCCAGCAGGGTGTATCCGGAAGCAGTCAACGGAAATCTCGTCGAAGCAAATCTCGTCGAAGCCAAATAATCCGAAGCTCGGTGAGCGCCCCAAAGTGCTGCCGGGCACTCCGGGCGACAAAAAGGAGAGGCGATGCGTCTGATCGTGGCGATCACGGGTGCGACCGGGGTGATTTTCGGGATCCGGTTGTTGGAGAAACTGCGTGAACTCGACGAGGACGTCGAGACCCATCTGGTCATGTCGAAGTGGGCGCGGGTGAACATTGCCACCGAAACCGACTACTCGGTGGCCGAGGTGGAGGCGCTGGCCGATGTCCTGTACCAGGAGGGCGATCAGGGGGCGGCGTTGTCGTCGGGATCGTTCCGGGTGGACGCGATGGTGGTGGTGCCGTGTTCGATGCGGACCACCGCGGCGATTCGGCACGGGCTGGCCGACACTCTGATCGTTCGGGCCGCCGATGTGGTGCTCAAGGAACGGCGGCCGTTGTGCCTGGTTCCACGCGAGACCCCGCTCAACCAGATCCACTTGGAGAACATGCTCGCGCTGGCACGGATGGGTGTGCAGATCTGCCCGGCGATGCCGGCGTTTTACCACCGGCCCCGCACCCTGGACGACATGGTCGACCACGTCGTGGTCCGGGTACTGGACCAACTCGGGCTGACCGTGAACTACGGGCGACGCTGGGAAGGACTGTCCAACGCCCGCACCGCCAGCAACCGTGAGCTCGGCCGGCGACCCGATCCCGGCCCGCGTCCCACATTGATGTGGGAAGCCGCGGCCGAGGACTCCGCGGCCGAAGCGTTGCGTCGATGGGCCAAACACGACCTGCGGCAAAGCGTTCGAGACTGCGATCCAGACGCGCAGATCGAGGTGTACCACAGCCACGACGGCCGCGTCGTTGTGATCGCGACCGGCGATATCGCACAGGTGCAACCGCCGACTCCGCCGACCGCGCTGGTGCGCCGCGCCCCACACGTGTGGCGATTCGTCCGCGACGACGAGCAACCCTCCGAGGACCACCGCCCGGGACATCGCCGAGCAACAATTCGCTTGCTATCAGGACGTTAGGAGACCAGGAAATAACCGGACCTGCGCGTATCGATGAAAACGAACCGAAAGGGGAATTCCGCCATGAGTGATACCGCCACCGGGCGCCCGAAGGCGCTGATCATGATCTCCTCGGCGCGGCAGGTGCCATTGGCCGAACCCGCCGGAACGAGTTTCTCCTCGGGGTTCTTCCTGAGCGAGATGGGCCCCCTGTTGCAGGATTTCCGTCGTGACCACGACTTTGTTTTCGCAACCCCGGACGGTCGGCCTCCGCAGTTGGACGTCAACGGCCTGTTCCTCGCCGGCTACGCCACGCCCGATGAGCGGGCCGAGGTGGACGCGCAGGCCGCGGCCGCTCAGTCGGCAGCCGACTTCGACGCCGAGGCCTTGCGGCGCGACAATCCCGAACTGGTGGCGCGCCGCGACCGCGAACTGCAGACCGCCTACGACCTGATCGGTCGGATCACCGTATCGGAAATCCTGCCCGGCACCGAGAAAGAGGTCGCCTCGATCCGCGACGAGGTCGCCGAGACCTTCCAGAAGCTGCCCGCTCAGGAATGGCTCTCGGCCAAGGACCTCATCGACCGCGACCGTGACCCGGCCGACTCGTTCGATCTGGGCGAGTTCGCCTTTGTCCACCTGCCCGGCGGTCACGCCCCCGTCGTCGACTTCGGTGACAACCCGTATCTCGGCGAGCTACTCAATACCTTGCACGACAAGGGCGTGGTTGTTTCCATGATCTGTCACGGCCCGCTGGCGCTGGTCTCCACCAAATACCGCGTCACCGACGACGGCAAGGTCACCACCGGCGGTGACCGCCCTCTGGCCGGAGCGCACGTCACGACTCTCGCCAAGCAGCTCGAACAGTCTTCAGCCGACGCTTCGAAAGGCGGCTACCTCGCGTATCTCGCGATCCCGGGCAAACACACCCGGTTGATCGAGTATGTCGAGGATCGGCTCCGAGAAGCGGAATACCAGGTCGATGTTCCGGCCGTTCCCACCGATCCCCTGGCGATCTACGACGAGGACAGAAACCTCCTCACCGGCGACGGTCCCCAGGCCATGGCCGTACAGACCGCCCAGCTCCGCACCATCCTCGCCCAGACGAAGGCACCAAAATCGGCCAACTCGCCAGCCCCATGATTTTCACCGCGAACCGTTTCATCACCGAGGATGATTACGTTGTGGTCCAATTCCGCGGGCAGGCCATCACCAAACAGGGGCGGCCCTACAACAACACCTATTGCTGGGTCTGTCGCCTCTCCGACGGGCAGCTCCGGGAGGCCACCGAGTACGCAGACACCCAGGTGGTGATCGACTAGCTGGGTACCCCGCGTAGCGGCCGTATGCAGTACGCCTGCCACGCGCTCACACCGGCATTTCGGGATGTGCTGAGCCGCAGCGTGTCTCGGCCCGCACGCGCGGTATGCGGCATTCCGGACGTGTCGGCTGTGCGGTCGGTCGGCGTCCATCTTGATGGTGATCATGTTCGACCTACCGTAAGGATTCCTCGTGACAGCAGTATTCGTGAACGGCAATCCCGAGAGCGCAGCGATCTGGGATCCGCTGCTGGCCGTACTGGACCGCACCGATGTGCTGCGCCTGTCTCCGCCCGGGTTCGGAGCGCCCATACCGGCAGGTTTCGACTGCACGGTGGGGAGCTACCGCGACTGGCTGGTCGCCGAGTTGGTGGCGCTCGGTGAGCCGGTCGACCTGGTCGGTCACGATCTAGGCGGCAGCACCGTCGTCGGCGTCGCCATGGCTCGGCCGGACCTGTTGCGAACCTGGGCCAGCGACTCCCTGGGCGTGTTCGACCCCGATTACGTCTGGCACGGACAGGCCCTGCAATGGCAGACATCCGGAGTCGGTGAGAAGTCGATCGCGGACTGGATGGGCGGCACGGCAGACGACCGCGTCGAGCGCATGGTCGCGATGGGGCTCACCAGGCCGGTCGCCACCCGGCTCGCCGCCGCCCAGGGCCCGGAGATGGGCCGGGCCATTCTCGCCTTCTACCGCTCCGCCGCCCAGCCGACCATGGCCGAACTAGGCCGAAACCTCCCCGCCGCAGCCGAACGTCCAGGTCTGGCCGTCCTCGGCACCGAGGATCGGTTTGTCG from Nocardia iowensis includes these protein-coding regions:
- a CDS encoding UbiD family decarboxylase gives rise to the protein MTDRYEAPGERRHLKSINEYLDALAEHDDLARVDAPVDLNLELGAGARYAFENNLPAQYFTNITGFPGYRFLGGLAPYSSDARHRWGRVALALGLPWNTHPLAILDRLLAVDFDTDLIAPVVVPDRSGRKLHDTVDLYDIPSPMLHEGDGGDYLNTIGTMIATTPDGSWTNWHVCRVMRVDAQRLTIWTRDFQHFGMIYEMWKEVGKPMEFALALGVEPAATVLSGGRAAPEHVDEAAFLGGWFGEPLEVTRAFTVDHNVPATAQVVIEGHINIEERAPEGPMGEYPGYLIPDAIDLELVGHVTAISSVPEPILATVPAGKPVDDDHTINHIGQSVVHTRTLRDAGLPVEHVWVPPEGANQFAVVTVTKDWQASWNSDAQALIRRITDTLIERVPLTMALARILVVENDIDPTDLRDVMWALASRVRPGSDLVLTDRPLASLSPLFSPYERETFRGPLVVHNGLIAGAATRSVPSTFQAVYPEAVKAKIETLVEANLVGAK
- a CDS encoding tautomerase family protein — encoded protein: MPFYSCRIPARSLNPAQKQAIAELITTVHAETFNAPPSFVRVMFHEAAPGDSFHESRSADFVFVEGHIRAGRDIAHKQRCLAGIYDGWKTIDPGVPDIEIILLDAPAAAMMGNGEIPPEPGQESSELLPSHTP
- a CDS encoding DJ-1/PfpI family protein yields the protein MSDTATGRPKALIMISSARQVPLAEPAGTSFSSGFFLSEMGPLLQDFRRDHDFVFATPDGRPPQLDVNGLFLAGYATPDERAEVDAQAAAAQSAADFDAEALRRDNPELVARRDRELQTAYDLIGRITVSEILPGTEKEVASIRDEVAETFQKLPAQEWLSAKDLIDRDRDPADSFDLGEFAFVHLPGGHAPVVDFGDNPYLGELLNTLHDKGVVVSMICHGPLALVSTKYRVTDDGKVTTGGDRPLAGAHVTTLAKQLEQSSADASKGGYLAYLAIPGKHTRLIEYVEDRLREAEYQVDVPAVPTDPLAIYDEDRNLLTGDGPQAMAVQTAQLRTILAQTKAPKSANSPAP
- a CDS encoding nuclear transport factor 2 family protein, which produces MIFTANRFITEDDYVVVQFRGQAITKQGRPYNNTYCWVCRLSDGQLREATEYADTQVVID
- a CDS encoding alpha/beta fold hydrolase, translating into MTAVFVNGNPESAAIWDPLLAVLDRTDVLRLSPPGFGAPIPAGFDCTVGSYRDWLVAELVALGEPVDLVGHDLGGSTVVGVAMARPDLLRTWASDSLGVFDPDYVWHGQALQWQTSGVGEKSIADWMGGTADDRVERMVAMGLTRPVATRLAAAQGPEMGRAILAFYRSAAQPTMAELGRNLPAAAERPGLAVLGTEDRFVGSEEMRRRSAARAGARVAALDGLGHYWMVQDPVRSARVLTSFWAEYD